The Flavobacteriales bacterium genome includes a window with the following:
- a CDS encoding UDP-N-acetylmuramoyl-L-alanyl-D-glutamate--2,6-diaminopimelate ligase, with product MKLLQDILFKVEILEVAGSTHKAIPNVCFDSRKVSKDALFIAIKGTLSDGHEYISQAIEKGAVAILAEELPLTKPDGITYIRVKDSSKALGLIASNFYDNPSDKLKLVAVTGTNGKTSIVSLLHQFYQSLGVKSGVLSTIVNKIGFNEIPSTHTTPDALSINKLLSEMVNEDCKFCFMEASSHAIHQNRISGLHFTGAVFTNISHDHLDYHKTFDDYILAKKALFDSLPTNAFALVNKDDRHGLNMLHHCDAKTYSYALKSSADFKAKIIEHQFDGMLLNVEGKEVWTKLIGEFNAYNLLAIYATATLLGEDNLQALTSLSVLNSAEGRFEVFRSSEGCVGIVDYAHTPDALLNVIRTINEIKNEQQLITVFGCGGDRDKTKRPKMGQIASELSDRIIITSDNPRTEKPEAILKDIAQGVDSKNQKKVLTISDRKEAIKTACSLANDGDIILIAGKGHEKYQEVDGEKFPFDDKEELKNTFNLLRK from the coding sequence ATGAAGTTATTACAAGACATATTGTTTAAAGTAGAAATACTTGAAGTTGCTGGTTCGACTCATAAAGCAATACCCAATGTTTGTTTCGATTCAAGAAAGGTATCGAAAGACGCTTTATTTATAGCAATTAAAGGTACTCTTAGTGATGGTCATGAATATATAAGTCAGGCCATTGAGAAAGGAGCTGTGGCTATTCTAGCAGAAGAGCTACCCCTTACGAAGCCCGATGGCATTACATATATAAGAGTTAAGGATAGTTCGAAAGCCTTAGGTTTAATTGCTTCAAACTTTTACGATAATCCTTCAGATAAATTAAAGCTTGTTGCTGTGACAGGGACTAACGGAAAAACCTCCATAGTTAGTTTGTTGCATCAGTTTTATCAATCGCTAGGGGTAAAGTCAGGTGTTTTATCAACCATAGTCAATAAGATTGGGTTTAACGAAATTCCATCTACACATACTACACCAGATGCTTTAAGCATCAACAAGCTATTATCAGAAATGGTTAATGAGGATTGTAAGTTTTGTTTTATGGAAGCGAGTTCTCATGCTATACACCAAAATAGAATATCTGGATTGCATTTTACAGGAGCCGTTTTTACAAATATTTCACATGATCATCTAGATTATCATAAGACTTTTGATGATTACATATTAGCAAAAAAAGCACTATTCGATAGCCTTCCGACCAATGCATTTGCTTTGGTAAATAAAGACGATAGACATGGCTTAAATATGTTACACCATTGTGACGCTAAAACATACAGTTACGCTCTAAAGTCCTCAGCTGATTTCAAAGCCAAAATCATTGAGCATCAATTTGATGGAATGCTTTTAAATGTGGAAGGTAAGGAAGTATGGACTAAGCTTATCGGTGAGTTTAATGCTTACAACCTATTAGCCATTTATGCTACGGCTACCCTTTTGGGAGAAGATAATTTACAAGCGCTCACTAGTCTTAGTGTTTTGAATAGCGCAGAAGGTAGATTCGAGGTTTTTAGATCTAGCGAAGGCTGTGTAGGTATAGTAGATTATGCTCACACTCCAGATGCTTTGCTCAATGTTATCCGTACTATTAACGAGATTAAAAATGAGCAGCAATTAATTACTGTATTTGGCTGTGGAGGCGATAGAGATAAAACTAAACGTCCGAAAATGGGGCAGATTGCCTCAGAACTTAGCGATAGGATAATTATAACAAGTGATAATCCTCGTACTGAAAAACCAGAGGCTATATTGAAAGATATCGCTCAAGGTGTAGATTCCAAAAATCAAAAGAAAGTATTAACCATTTCTGATAGAAAAGAGGCCATCA
- a CDS encoding penicillin-binding protein — MKHSKNIKRRAVAIYLFMILLALVIIIQPLYTQFFESHLWNTDKYNVTRTVSVPASRGNIYADDLSLLATSIPEYEIRWDAKQVDKELFLSEVEELSVLLSELFEDKAAFEYSMYLRKIWKKQSRYALIKRKVNFNDLKALKRFPIFREGRYRGGFQYKQLNIRQKPFQLLAGRTIGYHKKQSKSVGIEGAFNYDLKGKDGERLEQRLAGNEWMPIRERESSPGKDVITTIDIRFQDIAHKALFDRLSFHNADFGTTILMEVATGEIKSIVNLKKVEDDKYSEFYNFAIGRSVEPGSTFKLASVIAGLEDGYLQLDDSVNTTGGEYSFYDRVMRDSKKGGYGVISLETSFTKSSNVGISKLINKHYKSKPSQFVDRLYSMGLNEPLNIALSGEVKPDIRHPKQSSNWSGITLPWMSIGYGIKMTPLQILSFYAAIANDGQRMKPLFVKSIISNGIVEKNFSPEVLNPSICSMTTIHKVKKILEGVVEDGTARSIKSKQYKIAGKTGTAQLIVDGSYNNQRHLASFVGYFPADNPKYACIVMINDPQENGSYGGDVAAPVFRKISDYVMNTDLSVYEEDTLKKHQIPVSKDGYKKHLTTVFNVLDVPISSDDNMAQWVLTKSKKEEVQLQTRNITRDLEKNKMPNIKGMGLNDVLFLLENYGLKVNYSGRGSVKEQSITKGAQIRRGQNLTIVLS; from the coding sequence ATGAAACATTCTAAAAACATAAAAAGACGAGCTGTTGCTATATACCTTTTTATGATTTTGTTGGCACTTGTTATTATCATTCAACCTCTTTACACACAGTTTTTTGAATCCCATTTATGGAATACCGATAAGTACAATGTAACCCGTACAGTAAGTGTTCCAGCATCTCGAGGAAATATTTATGCTGACGATTTGTCTCTCTTAGCAACTTCTATACCAGAGTACGAAATACGTTGGGACGCCAAGCAAGTGGATAAAGAATTATTTCTCTCTGAAGTCGAAGAATTATCTGTGCTATTGTCAGAGCTTTTTGAGGATAAGGCAGCTTTTGAATATTCTATGTATCTAAGAAAAATATGGAAAAAGCAAAGTAGATATGCTCTTATCAAAAGAAAGGTAAATTTCAATGACCTTAAAGCCTTAAAGCGTTTTCCTATTTTTAGAGAAGGAAGGTATAGAGGCGGTTTTCAGTATAAGCAATTGAATATCCGTCAAAAGCCATTTCAGTTATTGGCAGGAAGAACAATAGGATACCATAAAAAGCAATCTAAATCTGTAGGCATCGAGGGGGCTTTTAATTATGATTTAAAAGGGAAAGATGGGGAAAGACTAGAACAAAGGTTGGCAGGAAACGAATGGATGCCAATAAGAGAAAGAGAGTCTTCGCCTGGCAAAGATGTTATAACAACTATTGATATTCGTTTTCAAGACATTGCCCATAAGGCTCTCTTTGATAGATTGTCTTTTCACAACGCTGATTTCGGTACAACTATTCTTATGGAAGTTGCGACAGGCGAGATTAAGTCTATTGTCAATTTGAAAAAAGTTGAAGATGATAAGTATAGTGAATTTTACAATTTTGCTATTGGTAGAAGTGTAGAGCCGGGGTCAACTTTTAAATTAGCCTCTGTCATTGCTGGTTTAGAAGATGGTTATCTTCAATTAGATGATTCTGTTAATACTACAGGCGGAGAATATAGCTTTTACGATAGAGTGATGCGTGACTCTAAAAAGGGAGGATACGGGGTGATTTCTCTGGAAACATCTTTTACAAAATCTTCTAATGTTGGTATTTCCAAGTTGATAAACAAGCATTACAAGAGTAAGCCCTCACAATTCGTTGATAGACTCTATAGTATGGGGCTTAATGAGCCTTTAAATATTGCATTATCAGGAGAGGTAAAGCCTGATATAAGACATCCAAAACAATCTTCAAATTGGTCAGGTATTACTCTACCTTGGATGTCTATTGGCTACGGAATTAAGATGACACCTTTGCAAATTCTCAGTTTTTATGCGGCTATTGCCAATGACGGCCAACGCATGAAACCCCTATTTGTCAAGTCTATTATATCAAATGGAATTGTAGAAAAAAACTTTAGCCCTGAAGTTCTGAACCCATCCATTTGTTCAATGACGACTATTCATAAGGTGAAAAAAATACTGGAGGGTGTGGTAGAAGATGGTACCGCAAGAAGCATTAAGTCTAAGCAATACAAGATTGCAGGAAAGACAGGGACTGCTCAGCTCATTGTTGATGGTAGCTACAACAACCAAAGACACTTAGCGTCATTCGTTGGTTATTTTCCTGCTGACAACCCAAAGTATGCGTGTATTGTAATGATTAATGATCCTCAAGAAAATGGTAGCTATGGTGGTGATGTTGCGGCTCCAGTGTTCAGAAAAATATCGGATTATGTAATGAATACCGACTTAAGTGTATATGAAGAAGACACTTTGAAAAAACATCAAATACCTGTTTCAAAAGATGGTTATAAAAAACATTTAACAACTGTATTTAACGTTTTAGATGTTCCCATTTCTAGCGATGATAATATGGCCCAGTGGGTACTTACTAAATCTAAAAAGGAAGAAGTACAACTACAAACTAGAAATATTACACGGGATTTAGAAAAAAATAAAATGCCCAATATCAAAGGAATGGGATTAAACGATGTGCTATTTCTTTTAGAGAATTATGGATTAAAGGTCAATTACTCTGGTCGAGGGAGTGTAAAAGAACAATCAATCACTAAAGGTGCACAGATAAGAAGAGGTCAAAACTTAACAATTGTACTGTCATGA
- a CDS encoding FtsL-like putative cell division protein has protein sequence MKDLKHTYQAKKGFQNSLSDLLSGKVLEKGLFELLPFSLYICFLLVLYINNSYNAEGYVRTVSSLERELKDLRSEYITTKSLLMFQSKQTEVQALVASQGLEQSQSQPFIIRAN, from the coding sequence ATGAAAGATTTGAAACATACATATCAGGCTAAGAAAGGGTTTCAAAATAGTCTTTCCGATTTACTTAGTGGCAAGGTTCTCGAAAAAGGGTTGTTTGAATTGCTTCCTTTCTCTCTGTATATCTGCTTCCTTTTAGTGTTATATATCAACAATTCATATAATGCCGAAGGATATGTTAGAACAGTTTCATCATTAGAAAGAGAGCTTAAAGACTTGCGTTCAGAATATATTACTACCAAGTCTTTATTGATGTTTCAAAGTAAGCAAACGGAAGTACAAGCATTAGTAGCTAGTCAAGGATTAGAGCAAAGCCAATCCCAACCATTTATAATCCGTGCCAACTAA